CGGTTGAGGGTGATGAACTGGCTGTAGGCGATCGCCTTAGACCCCTGCTCCACCTGAATAATGTCTGGCCGAAACTCTCGCAGCAGCGTCACCAGATCCCAGCCAAAGCACAGCAGCCCCTGATTGTTCTCGCTGAAGTTTGCCACTGGCACCACCCGAAAGTTGCCCTCCTGGCGGGCCACCGGCTCGATGATTTTGTTCTGGACGCCGCCCGGCCGCCAGCGCCGCGGAACCACGATGGTCACCTCGTTGCGCGGGTCCAGGGCCGCCAGCGATCGCAGCTTTTCGCAGTTCAGGTCAACGATGTAGGTGTGGCTGGCAACAAGAATCCGCATGGACAAACACCAAGATCAAAGGGCTACACAGAAGCGGTGGGGCTAGAGCGATCAGCGGGATCAGTCGGCTGCATCTCCCGCAGCGCGTCCCGCCGCGAATAGAGCTGGCCATCGTCCCACAGCGATCGCACCGCCGTTTTCAGCGCGCTCAAGAAACCCAGCCCATAAAAGCAGCCCCGCGTCAGGATCTTGATCGGGGAGCCGCTCTTGTGGCAGGGCGGGCGGCCCAGCACGTGGCAGTCAAACAACCGCCCAAACAGCCGCAGCGCCTGGAGAGCCGTGAGATTTTTGAGGCCGAGCCAAAAATGGTTGTGATAGAAGGTGATCTGGTACTGGAGCGATCGCGTGCTGATGTCGTGGCAGCCCCCCGTCTCCTCCCCCAGGTGCACCAAGTGGGCCTCCGGGTCGTACCAGACGATGTAGCCCGTCCCGCGAATGTGCAGGCAAAAATCCGACTCCTCCCGCACCGCGCTCCCCCGAAAGCGCTCGTCAAAGCGCAGGCCGTGGCGCTCTAGCAGCTCCCGCCGAAAGGACATATTGCAGCCCCGGGCCGTCAGCACCTGCTGGGCTTTGACCGTGTGCACCAGGTCAATGTAATACCAGGCGATCCCGGGATCCATGGCCTGGGGCGGCAGATCCTCGATGGTCAGGCCGGGCTGGGCATCCGCCAGCTTCATGCGGTCAAACACCCGTCCCGCCACCGCCCCCACCTCCGGGCGATCGCGGTAGTTGCGGGCGTGGGCCTCCAGGAACCCCGCTGGCAGCAGCACATCATCATCGAGAAACAGCAGCACATCTCCGGTGGCCCGCCGGATCGCGTAGTTGCGCGCCCCCGGCAGGCTCGCCCACGGCAGCCGATGCCACTGGATCAAGCCATCATTGGCCAGCTCCGTCAGGTAGGCCATCGTCTCCGGCTGATGGTGGGCCGTCTGGTCCACCACGATCACCTCGAAGCTGGGGTAGTCCTGGGCCAGGATGTCCCGCAGAGAGTCGCACAGGGGCTCCTCGCGGCCATAGGTGGGGACAACAACGGAGATTTTGGGCCAAATCACGGTGTGGGGCTCCTTCAGGGTTGGTTCGCTATGGATTTGCTTCGCAGGATCTCAATTGCTTTTACGCGGCTTTTACGCGGCTTTTACGCGGCGCGATCGCCGTTTGGGGGGCGGCAGGTCCGTTTCAGAGGCGATCGCATTCAGCGCCTCCTGGCGATCGAGCTCCGGCAGCTTCAAGATCGCCCCCGCCATCAGCCAGTAGTAGACCGCCACCGGATCCACGTCCAGCGGATAGTAGTAGGTGTTGTAGCTGATAAACAGCAAAAACACCCACAGACAGCCCCCATAGCTGCGGAAGTTCTTGTCCTTCACCGAGCGATAGGCCTTGAAGGTCACCAC
This genomic stretch from Geitlerinema sp. PCC 7407 harbors:
- the hpsN gene encoding hormogonium polysaccharide biosynthesis glycosyltransferase HpsN, with the protein product MIWPKISVVVPTYGREEPLCDSLRDILAQDYPSFEVIVVDQTAHHQPETMAYLTELANDGLIQWHRLPWASLPGARNYAIRRATGDVLLFLDDDVLLPAGFLEAHARNYRDRPEVGAVAGRVFDRMKLADAQPGLTIEDLPPQAMDPGIAWYYIDLVHTVKAQQVLTARGCNMSFRRELLERHGLRFDERFRGSAVREESDFCLHIRGTGYIVWYDPEAHLVHLGEETGGCHDISTRSLQYQITFYHNHFWLGLKNLTALQALRLFGRLFDCHVLGRPPCHKSGSPIKILTRGCFYGLGFLSALKTAVRSLWDDGQLYSRRDALREMQPTDPADRSSPTASV